Part of the Plasmodium vinckei vinckei genome assembly, chromosome: PVVCY_13 genome, GAAAGTTCGATATAggatttattaaaaacaaaaatattaagcactataaaaatatattaaaaaatatactttgtgttttttttctcgtTTTAgagaattatttattttttgtttattttgttaaatcATATATTGTTCCTTATTTGgggattattttttatttgatactTTGAAAAGttgcaataaaaaaaaatggacaGCCCAGAGTTGCTTAAAATTGAGCTCCAAAGATTAAAGAATGACTATGAAAATGtaagtaaataataaaacaaaacgAAGTTTGTGTATGCCATTTTTATTGGAATATTGCATAAGTATGTCATATACTTATAGTGTGGCAAAacatgtatgtatatatatatatttatgcttttttttttttttaaaaacaatttgTAGGAGCTGTCTATAGATCATGTAATGCCCAAAACGCAATTCGATTATGCTTGCTTATTAATATGCTCGTcagatttaaaaaatataaaacttgCCTCATCACTATTACATGAACTATTacttataaattataatcgTATCGATTGCTTATATCAATTAGCTATAGCACATATAAAGTTAAGAGATTATAAAAAggcaaaaaattatttaaatgctttattaaaaatagatGCAAGAAATACTAATGCATTAGCACTAAaaagtttattatttgatatgATATCATCGGAT contains:
- a CDS encoding mitochondrial fission 1 protein, putative; the protein is MDSPELLKIELQRLKNDYENELSIDHVMPKTQFDYACLLICSSDLKNIKLASSLLHELLLINYNRIDCLYQLAIAHIKLRDYKKAKNYLNALLKIDARNTNALALKSLLFDMISSDGLIGGLLIALTACGVYLSFKSFKYF